A genomic region of Rhodanobacter sp. contains the following coding sequences:
- a CDS encoding glycosyltransferase family 2 protein, with product MREFWNIRRGRQDRPRISVVVLTYNWPQALELVLRALANQTELPLEVIVTDDGSRPDTRELLERIAPDYPVRLAHVWQPDDGARMSRARNRAIAAAQGDYVILLDGDMVVERHFVADHRRFARRGCFVQGSRVLTDAEASKRLLELGAKLPSFFHRGIERRRHTLRLPWLAYLYARPGTKRRGIKSCNMAFWRDDLLRLNGFNETMTGWGREDTELALRAFHAGLLRRDLRFSALATHLYHRTRKHVVGNPNDLVLEDTRARKLLRCELGIDAHLKEFAVPPADLRQTLSAASFSALSKSADCLYVL from the coding sequence ATGCGTGAATTTTGGAATATCCGTCGCGGCCGGCAAGATCGCCCGCGGATCAGCGTGGTGGTACTCACCTACAACTGGCCGCAGGCGCTGGAGCTGGTGCTGCGCGCCCTGGCGAACCAGACCGAGCTGCCGTTGGAGGTGATCGTCACCGACGACGGCTCGCGGCCGGATACGCGCGAACTGCTCGAACGCATCGCGCCGGACTACCCGGTGCGGCTGGCGCACGTATGGCAGCCCGACGACGGCGCGCGCATGAGCCGCGCGCGCAACCGCGCGATCGCGGCGGCGCAGGGCGATTATGTGATCCTGCTCGACGGCGACATGGTGGTGGAGCGGCATTTCGTGGCCGACCATCGACGCTTCGCGCGCAGAGGCTGTTTCGTCCAGGGTTCGCGCGTGCTCACCGATGCGGAGGCCAGCAAGCGATTGCTCGAACTCGGCGCGAAACTGCCGAGTTTCTTCCATCGCGGCATCGAACGCCGCCGCCACACCCTGCGCCTGCCCTGGCTGGCCTACCTGTATGCGCGCCCCGGCACCAAGCGCCGCGGCATCAAGAGCTGCAACATGGCGTTCTGGCGCGACGACTTGCTGCGCCTGAACGGCTTCAACGAAACCATGACCGGCTGGGGGCGCGAGGACACCGAGCTGGCGCTGCGCGCGTTCCATGCCGGCCTGCTGCGGCGCGACCTGCGTTTCAGCGCGCTGGCCACGCACCTGTACCACCGTACACGGAAGCACGTGGTGGGCAATCCGAACGATCTCGTGCTGGAAGACACCCGCGCACGCAAGTTGCTGCGCTGCGAACTCGGCATCGACGCGCACCTGAAGGAATTTGCAGTGCCGCCGGCCGATTTGCGTCAAACCTTGTCTGCCGCATCATTTTCAGCGTTGAGCAAGTCCGCAGACTGCCTTTACGTCTTGTGA
- a CDS encoding glycosyltransferase family A protein produces the protein MRFAVVVTSYNYRDYVIEAVESALAQNRRPAQVIVVDDGSTDGSDALLRQHYADDPRVTLVCTGNGGQLAAFQAGVAKVEADVVCFMDSDDRWKPDYLERIGALYDEQPDVDFVFTDMRTFGQRNDTIRFHERAVDLGYTAISTYALTVWYGVPTSAISMRADWARKTVDLPEAFRAVWRTSPDNCLVYGASVLGARKYYLPTGCVDYRIHGNNAWSSNRSARQAYKNLVHTRALIAHYAAVAGIDDASCSIEMCKLEYRTKPNPPWSETWRYVRLVMVRRVWPPWRKWERALSVLVRGWRSRHA, from the coding sequence GTGCGCTTCGCCGTGGTCGTGACCAGCTACAACTACCGCGACTACGTGATCGAGGCGGTGGAAAGCGCGCTCGCGCAGAACCGCCGGCCGGCGCAGGTGATCGTGGTCGATGACGGCTCGACCGACGGCTCCGACGCCCTGCTGCGCCAGCATTACGCCGATGATCCGCGGGTCACTCTGGTCTGCACGGGCAACGGCGGACAGCTGGCGGCATTCCAGGCCGGCGTCGCCAAGGTGGAGGCGGACGTGGTCTGCTTCATGGATTCCGACGACCGTTGGAAGCCGGATTACCTCGAACGCATCGGAGCCTTGTACGACGAGCAGCCCGATGTCGATTTCGTGTTCACCGACATGCGCACGTTCGGGCAGCGCAACGACACGATACGTTTCCACGAGCGCGCGGTGGATCTCGGTTACACCGCCATCAGCACGTATGCATTGACCGTCTGGTACGGCGTGCCGACTTCGGCGATTTCGATGCGCGCGGACTGGGCGCGCAAGACGGTGGACTTGCCCGAGGCCTTCCGCGCCGTCTGGCGCACGTCGCCGGACAACTGCCTCGTCTACGGCGCCAGCGTGCTCGGCGCGCGCAAGTACTACCTGCCGACCGGCTGCGTGGACTACCGCATCCACGGCAACAACGCCTGGTCTTCCAACCGCAGCGCGCGCCAGGCCTACAAGAACCTGGTGCATACGCGCGCGCTGATCGCCCACTATGCCGCCGTCGCCGGCATCGACGATGCCAGCTGCAGCATCGAGATGTGCAAGCTGGAATACCGCACCAAGCCGAATCCGCCCTGGTCCGAAACCTGGCGCTACGTGCGCCTGGTGATGGTGCGCCGGGTCTGGCCGCCTTGGCGCAAGTGGGAGCGCGCTCTCAGCGTGCTGGTCCGTGGCTGGAGGTCGCGCCATGCGTGA
- a CDS encoding glycosyltransferase family 2 protein, whose protein sequence is MAVLPLTLAVIARNESATIARCLDSVPFAAEKLVVDSGSDDGTVAVAKAHGARVVHQDWLGFGPQRNFATTQCSHDWILVLDADEWLSPELAAELERELPALMAGDAAGAILRRRTIYMGRPLRWYRPSVGEKLARLYHRGRARWTDARVHESLRFEGRTPLFKAPFEHANNPTLVHKQLKVLRYSELKCRDWLDKRKPARMWQAPFVYLLAFLKDYVFRLACLDGWRGFLIAQTAASYALYKRMRYYEMVHNPASVAEAADALEKHRIEH, encoded by the coding sequence ATGGCCGTCCTGCCCCTCACCCTCGCCGTCATCGCCCGCAACGAATCCGCGACGATCGCGCGCTGCCTGGACAGCGTGCCGTTCGCGGCGGAAAAGCTGGTGGTGGATTCCGGCAGCGACGACGGCACCGTGGCCGTGGCCAAGGCGCATGGCGCCCGCGTGGTGCATCAGGACTGGCTGGGCTTCGGCCCGCAGCGCAACTTCGCCACCACGCAGTGCAGCCACGACTGGATCCTGGTGCTGGATGCCGACGAATGGCTGTCGCCGGAACTCGCCGCCGAACTGGAGCGCGAACTGCCCGCGCTGATGGCCGGCGACGCGGCCGGCGCGATCCTGCGCCGGCGCACCATCTACATGGGTCGCCCGCTGCGCTGGTACCGGCCCAGCGTGGGCGAGAAGCTGGCGCGCCTCTATCACCGCGGCCGCGCGCGCTGGACGGATGCGCGCGTGCACGAGTCGCTGCGTTTCGAGGGCCGCACGCCGCTGTTCAAGGCGCCCTTCGAACACGCCAACAACCCCACGCTGGTGCACAAGCAGCTCAAGGTGTTGCGCTACTCGGAACTGAAATGCCGCGACTGGCTGGACAAGCGCAAGCCGGCACGGATGTGGCAGGCGCCCTTCGTCTACCTGCTGGCCTTCCTCAAGGACTACGTGTTCCGGCTGGCCTGCCTCGACGGTTGGCGCGGTTTCCTGATCGCGCAGACCGCGGCCAGCTACGCGCTGTACAAGCGCATGCGCTACTACGAGATGGTGCACAACCCGGCGTCGGTCGCGGAGGCGGCCGACGCATTGGAAAAACATCGCATCGAGCATTGA
- a CDS encoding CDP-glycerol--glycerophosphate glycerophosphotransferase, translating to MPKHYLLYGSERYALAILRPIQAAIRARGDEAAWFFDGPGAEDLHADERLLTVAEVRAWKPLAVITSSNAVPHFFPGVKVETFHGFDAGKPRHIYVRGFFDLYCTTGPRDTAQFQAIADKVGHFSVIETGFPKIDPFMRELGGAIPPVRTPPVILYHSTFSPSWSAAEKLYDEVKRLSRDGRWRWIVSFHPKMNPDTVAKFKALQNAHLSFAENDNILELFGQVDMMCSDTSSALNEFLLTGKPVVTFDNRRPGPQLIDIHDARDFEPAIERALSRPAELMQAIREYADAIHPYRDGRSSERVLDAIDTFVAHGGKNRRAKPGNLWRKLKIRRRIGYWGPARWPR from the coding sequence ATGCCCAAGCACTACCTCCTCTACGGGTCCGAGCGCTACGCGCTGGCGATCCTGCGTCCGATCCAGGCGGCGATCCGCGCGCGCGGCGACGAGGCGGCGTGGTTCTTCGACGGCCCCGGCGCGGAGGACCTGCACGCCGACGAGCGCCTGCTGACGGTGGCCGAAGTGCGCGCCTGGAAGCCGCTGGCGGTGATCACCTCGTCCAACGCCGTGCCGCACTTCTTCCCCGGCGTGAAGGTGGAAACCTTCCACGGCTTCGACGCGGGCAAGCCGCGCCACATCTACGTGCGCGGCTTCTTCGACCTGTACTGCACCACCGGGCCGCGCGACACCGCGCAGTTCCAGGCCATCGCCGACAAAGTCGGCCACTTCAGCGTGATCGAGACGGGCTTTCCCAAGATCGACCCCTTCATGCGCGAACTCGGCGGCGCCATCCCGCCGGTGCGCACGCCGCCGGTGATCCTCTACCACTCCACCTTCTCGCCGTCGTGGAGCGCGGCGGAAAAACTGTACGACGAGGTGAAGCGGCTGTCGCGCGACGGCCGCTGGCGCTGGATCGTCAGCTTCCACCCGAAGATGAATCCGGACACGGTGGCGAAGTTCAAGGCGCTGCAGAACGCGCACCTGAGCTTCGCCGAGAACGACAACATCCTCGAACTGTTCGGCCAGGTCGACATGATGTGCTCGGACACCAGCTCCGCGCTCAACGAGTTCCTGCTCACCGGCAAGCCGGTGGTGACCTTCGACAACCGCCGCCCCGGCCCGCAGCTGATCGACATCCACGACGCGAGGGATTTCGAGCCGGCGATCGAGCGCGCGCTGAGCCGCCCGGCCGAGCTGATGCAGGCCATCCGCGAATACGCCGACGCCATCCATCCCTACCGCGACGGCCGTTCCAGCGAGCGCGTGCTGGACGCCATCGACACCTTCGTCGCCCATGGCGGCAAGAACCGGCGCGCCAAGCCGGGCAATCTCTGGCGCAAGCTCAAGATCCGCCGCCGCATCGGCTACTGGGGGCCGGCGCGCTGGCCGCGCTGA
- a CDS encoding DUF3820 family protein translates to MEADDLKRLVTMRMPFGKYQGHLLADLPGAYLAWFARKGFPPGELGRLLALMLEIDHNGLKRLLDPLRER, encoded by the coding sequence CGCCTGGTGACGATGCGCATGCCGTTCGGCAAGTACCAGGGCCACCTGCTCGCCGACCTGCCCGGCGCCTACCTTGCGTGGTTCGCGCGCAAGGGCTTTCCGCCCGGCGAACTCGGCCGCCTGCTCGCGCTGATGCTGGAGATCGACCACAACGGCTTGAAGCGCCTGCTCGATCCCTTGCGCGAGCGTTGA